A single window of Pseudophryne corroboree isolate aPseCor3 chromosome 5, aPseCor3.hap2, whole genome shotgun sequence DNA harbors:
- the LOC134929481 gene encoding putative nuclease HARBI1, translated as MMEPFSDQIVMFMLAASMMEEESADEHQDPGQQMSALGEPVLRVSFPRPRQYRTRRELEDLSEFEVIQNYRLSTRDIYSLFALLEADLEPRARTNRAISGFQKLLGTLHFLASGTFQPTLSQTCGFSQSTLSRCITQVIRAFRKLTIQYITFPETDSECREIKLGFFNKYKFPNVLGAIDCTHVQIRPPRNSEECFRNRKQFHSLNVQAVCDVNMRFLNIFVGFPGSSHDSFILSQSSLFDKFETGNMPGGWLLGDAGYPNKPWLLTPLSNPVGRAEKRYQETHIASRQIIERAFGVLKSRFRCLDTSGGALLYSPSKVCGMVNVHVVFYTTYVSQTVCR; from the exons atgatggagcctttttctgaccagattgtgatgttcatgctggctgcaagcatgatggaggaagaaagtgctgatgaacatcaggatccaggtcagcaaatgtctgcattgggtgagccagtattgcgggtttcatttccacgtccacgccagtatcgcactaggcgtgaactggaggatctcagcgagttcgaggtgatacaaaattatcgcttatcgactcgcgacatatattcgctgttcgctctgttggaggccgacttggaacctcgggcacggacaaatcgtgcaatcagcggttttcagaaactgctggggacgttacattttttggcgtcaggcacattccagcctacactgtctcaaacatgcggtttttcacagtcgacactgtcgcgctgtataacccaggtcattagggctttccgcaaattgacgatccagtacattacatttccagagacggacagcgaatgtcgtgagatcaaattaggctttttcaacaaatacaaatttcccaatgtgctgggcgcgattgactgtacccacgtgcagatcagaccgccacggaattcagaggaatgttttcggaaccgaaaacagttccattccctgaacgtgcaagcggtctgtgatgtaaacatgagatttttgaacatttttgttggatttcctggatcatctcacgactccttcatcctaagccagtcatcgctgtttgacaagttcgaaacaggaaacatgcctggtggctggctgttag gcgatgcgggttatccaaacaaaccgtggctgttgaccccattgtctaatcctgttggtagagcagaaaaacgttaccaagagacacacattgcatcgaggcaaataattgaacgtgccttcggtgtacttaaaagccggtttcgatgtttagacacttctggcggtgctcttttgtactcaccgtcgaaggtttgcggcatggtaaatgtgcatgttgtattttacacaacatatgtgtcgcaaaccgtttgccggtga